The Symphalangus syndactylus isolate Jambi chromosome 3, NHGRI_mSymSyn1-v2.1_pri, whole genome shotgun sequence genome has a segment encoding these proteins:
- the LOC129478416 gene encoding olfactory receptor 6M1 — MGNWSTVTEFTLIAFPALLEIRISLFVVLVLTSTLTATGNITIISLIWNDHRLQTPMYFFLSNLSFLDILYTTVITPKLLACLLGEKKTISFAGCMIQTYFYFFLGTVEFILLAVMSFDRYVAICDPLHYTVIMNSRACLLLVLGCWVGAFLSVLVPTIVVTRLPYCRKEINHFFCDIAPLLQVACINTHLIEKINFLLSALAILSSLAFTTGSYVYIISTILRIPSTQGCQKAFSTCASHITVVSIAYGSNIFVYVRPNQNSSLDCDKVATVLITVVIPLLNPFIYSLRNEKVQEVLRETVNRIMTFIQRKT; from the coding sequence ATGGGAAACTGGAGCACTGTGACTGAATTCACCCTAATTGCCTTCCCAGCTCTCCTGGAGATTCGAATATCTCTCTTCGTGGTTCTTGTGTTAACTAGCACATTAACAGCAACAGGAAACATCACCATCATCTCCCTGATATGGAATGATCATCGCCTGCAAACTCCAATGTACTTCTTCCTCAGTAATTTGTCCTTTCTGGATATCTTATACACCACTGTCATTACCCCAAAGTTGTTAGCCTGCCTCctaggagaaaagaaaaccatatcTTTTGCTGGTTGCATGATCCAAACATATTTCTACTTCTTTCTGGGGACAGTGGAGTTTATCCTCTTGGCGGTGATGTCCTTTGACCGCTACGTAGCTATCTGCGACCCACTGCACTACACGGTCATCATGAACAGCAGGGCCTGCCTTCTGCTGGTTCTGGGATGCTGGGTGGGAGCCTTCCTGTCTGTGTTGGTTCCAACCATTGTAGTGACAAGGCTACCTTACTGTAGGAAAGAAATTAATCATTTTTTCTGTGACATTGCCCCTCTTCTTCAGGTGGCCTGTATAAATACGCACCTCATTGAGAAGATAAACTTTCTCCTCTCTGCCCTTGCCATCCTGAGCTCCCTGGCATTCACTACTGGGTCCTACGTGTACATAATTTCTACCATCCTGCGTATCCCCTCCACCCAGGGCTGTCAGAAAGCTTTTTCTACCTGTGCTTCTCACATCACTGTTGTCTCCATTGCCTACGGAAGCAACATCTTTGTGTATGTGAGACCCAATCAGAACTCCTCACTGGATTGTGACAAGGTGGCCACTGTCCTCATCACAGTGGTGATCCCTCTCCTGAACCCTTTTATCTACAGCTTGAGGAATGAGAAGGTACAGGAAGTGTTGAGAGAGACAGTGAACAGAATCATGACCTTTATACAAAGGAAAACTTGA